CCTTTTGCTTCTCCCACATGATTGTCCTGACAGatcaataataatcaaatgaattgtataaaacgaatcaaaattaaattaaaatttctttacagGTTGGTGGAAACGTCTCTGGAATCGAGGCCTTTGCACggactcttttgttttctcgacCGACGTTCATCACCACCACCCGAACTGGATGGCGGTGGCGATTGATTGTTGGTCGAGGTGATGCAGGTAAACTGTTGTCGATGGAGATCATCCGTCGTATTGCTGGCCGGATTGGCGTTTGTTCCGGGACACGGCGGAGCACAACTCGTCACAGAAGATGACGAACTGACGCCAAACTGAGTGCCAGGAACGGGGCAGGATTTGATGTGAGAGTTGGGCGACGGTTTCTGTATTCTCGTTTTACTAAACACATCCTGAGATGCTGAAGAAGACTCTTCCATCTTGGCGGCTGGATAActatcaaaaaataataatccagGTTCAACGAGATGGTCTTGGTTTTAGGCTCGAACGTCACCTGCTTCGGCTCGGGGATACGCGACAGGTCGACGACGGTCGAGGCCGTCAGGGTGTTGCTCAATGGGTTCTTGTCTTTCGTTTTCTCGGCCCGCACTTGGAACGTAAACGATTGCAGTTGCTCCAGCCCGCGGATGACGCAAGGGTTGGCGTATTGGCAATCGTCttcttgctgttgctgctggccagAGGCAGTTGCCTCACTGCCGGCCTGCCCAGATGATGAAGCCGACCGGTAGAGGACCGTGTAGATTGCATTCTCGAATCCGCCGTTGAATCCTTCGTCCCATTCGAGCGTCAGCGAATCGTAGCCCTACTGGACAACGCGCAAATTGGTGGGTTTCTCCGGTGGTGCGCTGGTCGCTTGCAGACGGACGGCCGCCGCGTTTTCACCTacagcgttccacattttgcACGTGTAGTCGCCATAGTCAGATTCTTTGACGTCGTTGATGCGCAAAACGCCCTGGTAAATGTCGTTGCCGTTGGCCGTGTTGGTGATGGACGTGACGTTCATGTCGTACTTGTCGCCCgctccgccgctgctgctgccgatgaTGGGCACGTCGCGCAGGGACCACTCGAAATTGGGGCGAGGATAGGCCTGGACTTGGCACAGGAGCTGGACGCTGGACAATCCAACGTTGGAAGCCACTTTGGGGCGGTGGTCCAGCAGAATGGGGGCGTGCTCGATTTTGAGCGTCAGAGTCGACTCGATCCGGCGGATTTGATTCTCAAAGGCGCAAGTGTAGACGCCGCGATCGTCGGCCGTCAGCTGGGAAAGGGCCGGCCGCTCCGAGCCGTGGAATCGCAGTGTCGAGCGGACAGTGAAGATGATGTTGCGACCCTCCGACTCGTCCATGGCCAAATCGTAGGCGCCCGAGCTGCTGCCAGGCAGAATTTCAACTCCGTCCTTGAGCCAAGTGATGGACGGCTTGGGTTTGCCCtgggcagagcacgtcatgttgaaatcagcgtccTGGGCCTTTTTCTGCAAGACGGGCGGCAGTTGGCCGATGAAGCGGGGCGGCTGGAAGACGCGCAAGTTGACGTAGCTGGAACCGCCCGTGCCCAGGTCGTTGCTGGGCTGACAGTAATACGTTCCCTTGCTGTTTTGACGGGCCACGTGAATCGTCAGCTCAGAAGTCGAAGCCAAAATGGTCGTCTCGGCGCCGGCCTTCCACCAGCGGTACTGGGGCAAAGGCCAGCCGGGCGGATCGGCAGCGCAAGTCAACGTGATTGAGGCCTCGTCGACGGCGATCGGCTCTTCGGGAGAAATGCGGGCCGATCCGGGCTCGTGTTTGACCAGCAGCTGGAACGTGGCGTTGCCCGATCGTTCGGCCAAGCCAATCATGTTGGCGATCCGGCAAAGGTAGCGGCCGTTTTAGGCGGCTGCCACGCGGTTGAGTCGCAAAATGGGTCCGTTGGATCTAAACTGGGCGTCGCCCTCCTTGAGCCACTCGATGGAAGTCGGGGCCGGTTTAGCCGAGACGTTGCAGGGGATCGAGACGCTGGACCCGATGTCGACTTCCTTGCGCGAGTCGGCGATGGTCACCATGGGCGGATGGAGAACGTCCAGCTGCAATTCCGCCTCACCGACTTGACCCAGTCCGTTGTCGGCCAAGCAAACGTAGAGGCCGTCGTCTTCCAGGCTGACGGATCTGAGCGTGTGGTTGAAACTTGTGGCGATGAATCGACCGGATCGGGTTCCAACGGGTTGGCTTCGCCCTTCCGGTACCACCTGTAATCAAATAAGCAAAATGGGTTAGATTGGATTGAATTGCATTTTTCCCTGGCAATCGAATTGTCTAGTAGTCGTACCTTAAAACGGGATCGGGACTGCCGCCGGCGCTGGAGTAAACCAATTCGGTGGGCTGTCCCTCGACGGCCACGGGACTGACGGGGTTGATTTGCGGCGACGACGGCGGAACCAAGACGACCAAATCGACTGATTGGCTGTGcaagcttcggtgtagtagctgggagcaGCGTAGGTCGTAGTGCTGTAGTAAGGTGCCGCAGATGAGGTGTAGTATTCTGgcgccttagtggtgtagtattctggcgcc
The sequence above is drawn from the Daphnia pulicaria isolate SC F1-1A chromosome 1, SC_F0-13Bv2, whole genome shotgun sequence genome and encodes:
- the LOC124315918 gene encoding hemicentin-2-like; the encoded protein is MIGLAERSGNATFQLLVKHEPGSARISPEEPIAVDEASITLTCAADPPGWPLPQYRWWKAGAETTILASTSELTIHVARQNSKGTYYCQPSNDLGTGGSSYVNLRVFQPPRFIGQLPPVLQKKAQDADFNMTCSAQGKPKPSITWLKDGVEILPGSSSGAYDLAMDESEGRNIIFTVRSTLRFHGSERPALSQLTADDRGVYTCAFENQIRRIESTLTLKIEHAPILLDHRPKVASNVGLSSVQLLCQVQAYPRPNFEWSLRDVPIIGSSSGGAGDKYDMNVTSITNTANGNDIYQGVLRINDVKESDYGDYTCKMWNAVGENAAAVRLQATSAPPEKPTNLRVVQ
- the LOC124316521 gene encoding uncharacterized protein LOC124316521, which translates into the protein MQLLLTTLRPQSTTPPKQQSTIQLLPTTPLRRQNTTPLRRQNTTPHLRHLTTALRPTLLPATTPKLAQPISRFGRLGSAVVAANQPRQSRGRRGTAHRIGLLQRRRQSRSRFKVVPEGRSQPVGTRSGRFIATSFNHTLRSVSLEDDGLYVCLADNGLGQVGEAELQLDVLHPPMVTIADSRKEVDIGSSVSIPCNVSAKPAPTSIEWLKEGDAQFRSNGPILRLNRVAAA